A portion of the Chromobacterium sp. IIBBL 290-4 genome contains these proteins:
- the earP gene encoding elongation factor P maturation arginine rhamnosyltransferase EarP, which produces MPDQSWDIFCAVIDNYGDIGVAWRLAKRLSRDCGRETRLWVDDLQSFSRIAPGLDPAAPRQTLDGVDIRHWPQDHFPADIIPHDVVVEAFACRLPDSFEEAMAAKPAKPVWINLEYLSAEGWTHGCHKLPSPHPRLPLTKHFFFPGFDAASGGLICEDGLIAARQAWQQDDAAVQAYWRRRGVPAVGENEWKVSLFAYDNPAAAKLLQVWADGPQPVRCLVPEGKALPAIAALFGHELKAGDHALLGRLTVDVLPMSDQDDYDRLLWSCDFNCVRGEDSLARAQWAARPLLWHIYPQDDEAHIAKLEAYLAAYGQGLSAETAAAVRELNLAWNRDGDMAAAWRNAAPRLPEWRRHAANWQQQLLQGGDLAQRLLHFVAEVAEIR; this is translated from the coding sequence ATGCCTGATCAGAGTTGGGATATTTTCTGCGCCGTCATCGACAACTACGGCGACATCGGCGTCGCCTGGCGGCTGGCCAAGCGGCTGTCGCGCGACTGCGGCCGCGAGACGCGGCTGTGGGTGGACGATCTGCAGAGCTTCAGCCGCATCGCGCCTGGCTTGGACCCGGCCGCGCCGCGGCAAACGCTGGATGGCGTAGACATCCGCCACTGGCCGCAAGACCACTTTCCCGCCGACATCATTCCGCATGATGTGGTGGTGGAGGCCTTCGCCTGCCGTTTGCCAGACAGCTTTGAAGAAGCGATGGCGGCCAAGCCGGCGAAACCCGTCTGGATCAATCTGGAATACCTGTCCGCCGAAGGCTGGACCCATGGCTGCCACAAGCTGCCCTCGCCGCATCCGCGCCTGCCGCTGACCAAGCATTTCTTCTTTCCGGGCTTTGACGCCGCCAGCGGCGGCCTGATCTGCGAAGACGGGCTGATCGCCGCCCGCCAGGCCTGGCAGCAGGACGACGCCGCCGTCCAGGCCTACTGGCGCCGCCGCGGCGTGCCGGCCGTGGGCGAAAACGAGTGGAAGGTCAGCCTGTTCGCTTACGACAATCCGGCGGCGGCCAAGCTGCTGCAAGTGTGGGCCGACGGCCCGCAGCCGGTGCGCTGCCTGGTGCCGGAAGGCAAGGCGCTGCCCGCCATCGCCGCCTTGTTCGGCCACGAGCTGAAAGCCGGCGACCACGCGCTGCTGGGCCGCCTGACGGTGGACGTGCTGCCGATGAGCGATCAGGACGACTACGACCGCCTGCTGTGGAGCTGCGATTTCAACTGCGTGCGCGGCGAAGACAGCCTGGCGCGCGCGCAATGGGCGGCTCGGCCCTTGCTGTGGCATATCTACCCTCAAGACGACGAGGCGCACATCGCCAAGCTGGAGGCCTATCTGGCCGCCTATGGCCAGGGTTTGTCGGCGGAAACCGCAGCCGCCGTGCGCGAGCTCAACCTGGCCTGGAACCGCGACGGCGACATGGCCGCAGCCTGGCGCAATGCCGCGCCGCGCTTGCCGGAATGGCGCCGGCATGCGGCAAACTGGCAACAGCAATTGCTGCAAGGGGGCGATCTGGCGCAAAGACTGCTGCATTTTGTCGCCGAAGTTGCCGAAATCAGATAA
- a CDS encoding DUF4311 domain-containing protein produces the protein MFLTILLKSLAIGGLVGTAVGAGAARMFHAPTTQGMGAFRTLGELNSCEGDPASHFSFGLGFFFNAWASSVAAGAFTQDIDHRIIPHWGAAALLSRNRNLAETLHNPKKMALVCGLIGMLVVAFLNTTASAVPAALQITAVKVLVPAANLLVNIIMPVIFWLAAIEAGKRSGFWGTIFGGLAQLIMGNAVPGLVLGILIGKGVDDGGWNRITKVMMGAIVALFLMSAFFRGFDLKMLESFRLAAPDWLHAFHHAVRG, from the coding sequence ATGTTCCTGACCATACTCCTCAAATCGCTGGCGATAGGCGGCCTGGTCGGCACCGCCGTCGGCGCCGGCGCCGCCCGCATGTTCCACGCGCCCACCACCCAGGGCATGGGCGCCTTCCGCACGCTGGGCGAGCTTAACTCCTGCGAGGGCGATCCGGCCTCGCACTTCTCCTTCGGCCTGGGCTTTTTCTTCAACGCCTGGGCATCCTCCGTAGCCGCCGGCGCCTTCACCCAAGACATAGACCACCGCATCATCCCGCACTGGGGCGCGGCGGCGCTGCTGTCGCGCAACCGCAACCTGGCCGAAACGCTGCACAACCCCAAGAAGATGGCCCTGGTCTGCGGCCTGATCGGCATGCTGGTGGTGGCTTTCCTCAATACCACCGCTTCCGCCGTGCCGGCAGCGCTGCAGATCACCGCGGTCAAGGTGCTGGTGCCGGCGGCCAATCTGCTGGTCAACATCATCATGCCGGTGATCTTCTGGCTGGCCGCCATCGAGGCCGGCAAGCGCTCCGGCTTCTGGGGCACCATCTTCGGCGGCCTGGCCCAGTTGATCATGGGCAACGCCGTGCCCGGCCTGGTACTGGGCATCCTGATCGGCAAGGGCGTGGATGACGGCGGCTGGAACCGCATCACCAAGGTGATGATGGGCGCCATCGTCGCCCTGTTCCTGATGAGCGCTTTCTTCCGCGGCTTCGACTTGAAGATGCTGGAGTCCTTCCGCCTGGCTGCGCCCGACTGGCTGCATGCCTTCCACCACGCCGTGCGCGGCTGA
- a CDS encoding KDGP aldolase family protein, which yields MRLTPNFLQDRVCLNVLAGSKRNALEIYDAAAGHVLVGLLSKNYPDVASAVADMRDCAAAIDNAVSVGLGAGDPRQSAMVSAIAGQLQPQHVNQVFTGVAASRALLGQDQTVVNGLVSPCGLVGMVKISTGPLSARAPAGVVPVETAIAMLKDMGADSIKYFSMDGLKYRDEYRAVAEACARHDFWLEPTGGIDLHNYEDILRIALDAGVPRVIPHVYSSIIDPASGCTRPADVRRLLEMSQAALA from the coding sequence ATGCGACTGACTCCCAACTTTCTCCAAGACCGCGTCTGCCTGAACGTGCTGGCCGGCAGCAAACGCAACGCGCTGGAAATCTACGACGCCGCCGCCGGCCATGTGCTGGTGGGCCTGCTGTCCAAGAACTACCCGGACGTGGCCAGCGCGGTGGCCGACATGCGCGACTGCGCCGCCGCCATAGACAACGCCGTCTCGGTCGGCCTGGGCGCCGGCGATCCGCGGCAGTCCGCCATGGTCAGCGCCATCGCCGGCCAGCTGCAGCCTCAGCACGTGAACCAGGTATTCACCGGCGTGGCCGCCAGCCGCGCGCTGCTGGGCCAGGACCAGACCGTGGTCAACGGCCTGGTGTCGCCCTGCGGGCTGGTGGGCATGGTCAAGATCTCCACCGGACCGCTGAGCGCGCGCGCGCCGGCCGGCGTGGTGCCGGTGGAAACCGCCATCGCCATGCTGAAAGACATGGGCGCCGACTCGATCAAGTATTTCTCGATGGACGGCCTCAAATACCGCGACGAATATCGCGCGGTGGCGGAAGCCTGCGCCCGCCACGACTTCTGGCTGGAACCAACCGGCGGCATAGACCTCCATAACTATGAGGACATTCTGCGCATCGCGCTGGATGCCGGCGTGCCGCGCGTCATTCCGCACGTTTACAGCTCCATCATCGATCCCGCCAGCGGCTGCACCCGTCCCGCCGACGTGCGCAGACTGTTGGAAATGAGCCAGGCCGCGCTGGCCTGA
- the efp gene encoding elongation factor P, translating into MKTAQELRAGNVFMVGNDPMVVQKAEFSKSGRNASVVKMKMKNLLTGTGTETVYRADDKFDVVVLDRKDCTYSYFADPMYVFMDSDFNQYEVEADNLGDTINFIVDGMEDVCQVTFYDGKAISVELPTTVIREVEYTEPAVRGDTSGKVLKPARLVGTTFEVQVPAFVVTGEKIEIDTRTNEFKKRA; encoded by the coding sequence ATGAAAACCGCACAAGAACTGCGCGCTGGTAACGTATTCATGGTCGGCAACGACCCGATGGTTGTTCAGAAAGCTGAATTCAGCAAGTCCGGCCGCAACGCTTCCGTTGTGAAGATGAAGATGAAGAACCTGCTGACCGGCACCGGCACCGAAACCGTATACCGCGCCGACGACAAGTTCGACGTAGTGGTGCTGGACCGCAAGGACTGCACCTACTCCTACTTCGCCGACCCGATGTACGTGTTCATGGACTCCGACTTCAACCAATACGAAGTGGAAGCCGACAACCTGGGCGACACCATCAACTTCATCGTTGACGGCATGGAAGACGTTTGCCAGGTTACCTTCTACGACGGCAAGGCCATCTCCGTAGAACTGCCGACCACCGTGATCCGCGAAGTGGAATACACCGAGCCGGCCGTGCGCGGCGACACCTCGGGCAAGGTTCTGAAGCCGGCTCGCCTGGTAGGCACCACCTTCGAAGTTCAGGTTCCGGCCTTCGTTGTCACCGGCGAAAAGATCGAAATCGACACCCGCACCAACGAATTCAAGAAGCGCGCCTAA
- a CDS encoding DUF4312 family protein gives MKQTFLATVQVSGQGDSKAQAFADALSKVQRAVLGQSDKVLLRIEPHEVQVIHAEQATTTERFLFLFLPRERTRYSVALEVTAQVSAIDADSVAFAPVPPRSFTRTRPCS, from the coding sequence ATGAAACAAACCTTCCTCGCCACCGTGCAGGTGTCCGGCCAGGGCGACAGCAAGGCGCAGGCCTTCGCCGACGCGCTGTCCAAGGTGCAGCGCGCCGTGCTGGGACAGAGCGACAAGGTGCTGCTGCGCATCGAGCCGCATGAGGTCCAAGTGATCCATGCCGAACAGGCGACGACGACCGAGCGCTTCCTCTTCCTGTTCCTGCCGCGCGAACGCACCCGCTACTCGGTGGCGCTGGAAGTCACGGCGCAGGTCTCCGCCATCGATGCCGACAGCGTGGCCTTCGCCCCCGTTCCACCCCGCTCCTTCACGAGGACGCGCCCATGTTCCTGA
- a CDS encoding amidohydrolase/deacetylase family metallohydrolase — protein sequence MYDLIIRQARLPDGELADIAAAGGRIAAIGRVDGPARRALELAGRHYLSAGWIDGHVHCFPESPIYRDAPDAVGIAGGVTTVVDAGSAGVDDIARFRRHADAARTEVRALLNISRIGLATQHELADLADVDLPLALAAIRQHQGFVVGLKARLSGSVVGQNGLAPLVLAKDMQRQAGGLPLMVHVGNTPPELDDIADLLESGDILTHCFNGKPNRILDGQARLRRGIVAAIERGVLLDVGHGSASFSFEVARAALAQGIYPHTISSDIYCRNRVSGPVYGLGHVMSKFLALGMPLPRLIDCVTARAADALRLPGKGRLAIGADADFTIFDLAACDAVLADSEGGSLPASQTLRPLAAIVAGKVWPTAEGKSHHVFHP from the coding sequence ATGTACGATCTGATCATTCGCCAAGCCCGCCTGCCCGATGGCGAGCTGGCCGACATCGCCGCGGCCGGCGGCCGCATCGCCGCCATCGGCCGGGTGGACGGCCCCGCCCGACGCGCGCTGGAGCTGGCCGGCCGCCATTATCTCAGCGCCGGCTGGATAGACGGCCATGTGCATTGCTTCCCGGAGTCGCCCATCTACCGCGACGCGCCGGACGCGGTGGGCATAGCCGGCGGCGTCACCACCGTGGTGGACGCCGGCAGCGCCGGCGTCGACGACATCGCCCGCTTCCGCCGCCATGCCGATGCCGCCCGCACCGAGGTGCGCGCGCTGCTCAATATCTCGCGCATCGGCCTGGCCACCCAGCATGAGCTGGCGGATCTGGCCGATGTGGACCTGCCGCTGGCCCTGGCCGCCATCCGCCAGCATCAGGGCTTTGTCGTCGGACTGAAGGCCCGCCTCAGCGGTAGCGTGGTCGGCCAGAACGGCCTGGCCCCGCTGGTCTTGGCCAAGGACATGCAACGCCAGGCCGGCGGCCTGCCGCTGATGGTGCACGTGGGCAATACGCCGCCGGAGCTGGACGACATCGCCGACTTGCTGGAGTCGGGCGACATCCTGACCCACTGCTTCAACGGCAAGCCCAACCGCATCCTGGACGGCCAGGCGCGGCTGCGCCGCGGCATCGTCGCCGCCATCGAGCGCGGCGTCTTGCTGGACGTGGGCCACGGCAGCGCCAGCTTCAGCTTCGAGGTGGCGCGCGCCGCGCTGGCGCAGGGCATTTATCCGCACACCATCAGCTCCGACATCTACTGCCGCAACCGCGTGTCCGGCCCGGTATACGGCCTGGGCCACGTGATGTCCAAGTTCCTGGCGCTGGGCATGCCGCTGCCGCGGCTGATCGATTGCGTGACCGCCCGCGCCGCCGACGCGCTGCGCCTGCCCGGCAAGGGCCGGCTGGCCATCGGCGCCGACGCCGATTTCACCATTTTCGACCTCGCCGCTTGCGACGCCGTCCTCGCCGACAGCGAAGGCGGCAGCCTGCCGGCCTCGCAAACGCTGCGCCCGCTGGCCGCCATCGTCGCCGGCAAGGTGTGGCCCACAGCAGAAGGGAAAAGCCATCATGTCTTCCATCCATGA
- a CDS encoding GNAT family N-acetyltransferase, with protein sequence METTARARGCPVAMLETGPYQAEALAFYARQGYAVCGPFGDYPAHPLSVFMRKCLTEAGAPS encoded by the coding sequence CTGGAAACCACCGCCCGCGCTCGCGGCTGTCCCGTCGCCATGCTCGAAACCGGTCCCTATCAAGCAGAAGCTCTGGCTTTCTACGCCCGGCAAGGCTATGCCGTTTGCGGTCCTTTCGGCGACTACCCGGCCCACCCCTTGAGCGTATTCATGCGCAAATGTCTCACTGAGGCAGGCGCACCGTCTTGA
- a CDS encoding transcription antiterminator, translating to MVRFPHPRLSQLFSALQAETLPQEELARRLAVSTRTVRSDIGTLNELLNEHGAQFVLERGEGYRLAIDDAERFEQLSQAEAPSRRRPRTGAERVRGLLWRFLTADYSLKLQDIADEWFVNRSVLQSDMAAVRDWLTRYQLAIETRPHHGMKLLGRESAIRVCLTELLCLLARDAPEHPLLAMAELDDDLAAAKAVLADALQSSPLRLTDEGMDFLSRYGTIACMRLRQGYPLDDFDCDEPGPDARHLARRLAALLRQRGGAALAKSEEAFLAIHIAARSTCPPQAGAINADDAEALVRYLLDYIKTHYNYDLRHDPRLAEDLVTHVKTMITRVRYQINLPNPVLADIKEHYAMAYDITLAAVSSWARHSPYRINEDEIGYLVLHIGVGLERHYQIGFIYRPQALLVCDSGTSTLRMLEAMLHRRFPQIGIAGALSRQEYEALPAVNADFVISTARLEEKNRPVLTASPFPSDYQLEQLARMVQPDRSRCAMLERYFQPAHFMRLDQPIGQDELFHRLCGQLQREGYVGPDYCPSVIEREAILGTMLGDGIALPHSLGLLAGKTAVYTVLAPQGVDWGDGNTARVIFLLAISKDDYEEAMVIYDLFVSLMRERASARLLACRDFSSFKQVAMDCLARRQGTSG from the coding sequence ATGGTTAGATTCCCGCATCCCCGTCTCTCCCAGCTGTTCTCAGCCTTGCAGGCGGAAACGCTGCCGCAGGAAGAACTGGCGCGGCGGCTCGCGGTGTCCACCCGCACCGTGCGCAGCGACATCGGCACGCTGAACGAGCTGCTGAACGAGCACGGCGCGCAGTTCGTGCTGGAGCGGGGAGAGGGCTATCGGCTGGCGATAGACGACGCCGAGCGTTTCGAACAACTCAGCCAGGCCGAAGCGCCGTCGCGGAGGCGGCCGCGCACCGGCGCCGAACGAGTGCGCGGCCTGCTGTGGCGCTTCCTCACCGCCGATTATTCGCTGAAGCTTCAGGACATCGCCGATGAATGGTTCGTCAACCGCTCGGTTTTACAAAGCGATATGGCCGCGGTGCGCGACTGGCTGACGCGCTACCAGCTGGCCATCGAAACCCGCCCGCACCATGGCATGAAGCTGCTGGGCCGCGAGTCCGCCATTCGCGTCTGCCTGACCGAGCTGCTGTGCCTGCTGGCGCGCGACGCGCCGGAACACCCGCTGCTGGCGATGGCAGAACTCGACGACGACCTGGCCGCGGCCAAGGCCGTGTTGGCCGATGCGCTGCAGAGCAGCCCGCTGCGCCTGACCGACGAAGGCATGGATTTTCTCAGCCGCTACGGCACCATCGCCTGCATGCGCCTGCGCCAAGGCTACCCGCTGGACGATTTCGACTGCGACGAGCCGGGACCAGACGCGCGCCACCTGGCGCGCCGGCTCGCCGCACTGCTGCGCCAACGCGGCGGCGCAGCGCTGGCGAAATCAGAAGAAGCCTTTCTCGCCATCCATATTGCGGCGCGCAGCACTTGCCCGCCGCAAGCGGGCGCCATCAACGCCGACGATGCCGAGGCACTGGTGCGCTACCTGCTGGACTACATCAAGACACACTACAATTACGATCTGCGCCATGACCCGCGGTTGGCCGAAGACCTGGTCACCCACGTCAAAACCATGATCACCCGCGTGCGCTACCAAATCAATTTGCCCAATCCGGTGCTGGCAGACATCAAGGAGCACTACGCCATGGCCTACGACATCACGCTGGCGGCGGTGTCGAGCTGGGCGCGCCATTCGCCGTACCGGATCAACGAGGATGAAATCGGCTACCTGGTGCTGCACATCGGCGTCGGGCTGGAGCGGCATTACCAGATAGGCTTCATTTATCGACCGCAGGCGCTGCTGGTCTGCGACAGCGGCACCTCCACGCTGCGCATGCTGGAGGCGATGCTGCACCGCCGCTTCCCGCAGATAGGCATCGCCGGCGCGCTCAGCCGCCAGGAATACGAAGCGCTGCCGGCGGTCAACGCCGATTTCGTGATTTCCACCGCGCGGCTGGAGGAAAAGAACCGCCCGGTGTTGACGGCATCGCCCTTCCCGTCCGACTACCAGCTGGAGCAGCTGGCGCGCATGGTGCAGCCGGACCGCAGCCGCTGCGCCATGCTGGAGCGCTATTTTCAGCCCGCCCACTTTATGAGACTGGACCAGCCCATAGGCCAGGACGAACTGTTTCACCGCCTATGCGGCCAGTTGCAGCGCGAAGGCTATGTCGGGCCTGACTACTGTCCTTCCGTGATCGAACGAGAAGCCATACTCGGCACCATGCTGGGCGACGGCATCGCCCTGCCCCACTCGCTGGGCCTGCTGGCCGGCAAGACCGCCGTCTACACCGTGCTCGCGCCGCAAGGCGTAGACTGGGGCGATGGCAATACCGCCCGCGTGATCTTCCTGCTGGCCATCAGCAAGGACGATTACGAAGAGGCGATGGTGATCTACGACCTGTTCGTGTCGCTGATGCGCGAGCGCGCCTCGGCCAGACTGCTGGCCTGCCGAGACTTTTCCAGCTTCAAGCAGGTGGCCATGGACTGTCTGGCCCGCCGCCAGGGAACGTCCGGCTGA
- a CDS encoding glycine-rich SFCGS family protein — translation MRQITVVIGDRLGKGQKVAAGVEQASGRAVVIPGMAADMKLGDVMKAENAQLGISFCGSGGAGAITAQTKHGYKARYGMRSIEEGVTAIEEGYNVLGFGFMDKEELGQRLVAAYLKKHGG, via the coding sequence ATGCGCCAAATTACCGTAGTGATTGGAGACCGCCTGGGCAAGGGCCAGAAAGTGGCGGCCGGCGTGGAGCAGGCCAGCGGCCGCGCGGTGGTGATTCCCGGCATGGCCGCCGACATGAAGCTCGGCGACGTGATGAAGGCGGAAAACGCCCAGCTGGGCATCTCCTTCTGCGGCAGCGGCGGCGCCGGCGCCATCACCGCCCAGACCAAGCACGGCTACAAGGCCCGTTACGGCATGCGCTCGATCGAGGAAGGCGTCACCGCCATCGAGGAGGGCTACAACGTGCTCGGCTTCGGCTTCATGGACAAGGAGGAACTGGGCCAGCGCCTGGTGGCCGCCTATTTAAAGAAGCACGGCGGCTGA
- a CDS encoding DgaE family pyridoxal phosphate-dependent ammonia lyase has protein sequence MSSIHDKYRLKPVINASGRMTLLGVSTPAPEVMDAARQGMAHYFEMQNLVDKTGDHLAGLLGAEAATVVSCASAGIALSVAAVIVRDDPDLLVNLHAKPVGGPDEIVLAKGHNVNYGAPVATMVALGGGKVVEAGWANECTPAQLDAAVTARTAAILYIQSHHAVQKSMPTVEEAVAVARARGVPLIVDAAAEEDLRLYYRLGADLVIYSGAKAMEGPSSGLVLGRRQCVEWVKLQGKGIGRAMKIGKEGILGLTAAVEHYLSTPKAGGAEMARRLEPLLARLNRLPGIRAQIAWDSAGRDIARAEVAFDPSAAGLDAAAAAKRLKAGNPAVYCREYHANEGRLEFDIRSVDEQQLATLGHCIETLLKEN, from the coding sequence ATGTCTTCCATCCATGACAAATACCGCCTGAAGCCGGTGATCAACGCCTCCGGCCGCATGACCCTCCTCGGCGTCTCCACGCCGGCGCCGGAAGTGATGGACGCCGCGCGCCAAGGCATGGCGCATTACTTTGAAATGCAGAATCTGGTGGACAAGACCGGCGACCATCTGGCCGGCTTGCTGGGCGCGGAAGCCGCCACCGTGGTGTCCTGCGCCTCGGCCGGCATCGCGCTGTCGGTGGCCGCCGTCATCGTCCGCGACGACCCGGACCTGCTGGTCAATCTGCACGCCAAGCCGGTGGGCGGCCCGGACGAAATTGTGCTGGCCAAGGGCCACAACGTGAATTACGGCGCGCCGGTGGCCACCATGGTGGCGCTGGGCGGCGGCAAGGTGGTCGAGGCCGGCTGGGCCAATGAGTGCACGCCGGCCCAGCTGGACGCCGCCGTCACGGCCCGCACCGCCGCCATTCTCTACATCCAGTCCCACCACGCCGTGCAGAAAAGCATGCCGACAGTGGAAGAAGCGGTGGCCGTGGCGCGCGCTCGCGGCGTGCCGCTGATCGTGGACGCCGCCGCCGAGGAAGACCTCCGCCTCTACTACCGCCTGGGCGCGGACCTGGTGATCTACAGCGGCGCCAAGGCGATGGAAGGCCCGTCCAGCGGCCTGGTGCTGGGCCGCCGCCAGTGCGTCGAGTGGGTCAAGCTGCAAGGCAAGGGCATAGGCCGAGCGATGAAGATAGGCAAGGAAGGCATCCTGGGCCTGACCGCCGCCGTCGAACATTATCTGTCCACGCCCAAGGCCGGCGGCGCCGAGATGGCGCGCCGGCTGGAACCGCTGCTGGCGCGGCTCAACCGCCTGCCCGGCATCCGCGCCCAGATAGCCTGGGACAGCGCCGGCCGCGACATCGCCCGCGCCGAGGTCGCCTTCGATCCGTCCGCCGCCGGCCTGGATGCCGCCGCCGCCGCGAAACGCCTCAAGGCGGGCAATCCCGCCGTGTATTGCCGCGAATACCACGCCAACGAAGGCCGGCTGGAATTCGACATCCGCAGCGTGGACGAGCAGCAGCTCGCCACGCTGGGCCATTGCATCGAAACCCTGTTGAAGGAAAACTGA
- a CDS encoding DUF4310 family protein, translating into MDDVQIDELKRNFWYADWSFPLLVALLSSGVFAGTHMYYVYGIGAFNEVAFVSMLRSGIDTGVYGAVAAFGASFLFARVIEGSLVGILDIGGAIMTGVGLGIPAMFLGAGVLWPVENFFGALLTGFAAGLAIGAAIILARKFTINQGNSTFGADVMMGAGNSSGRFLGPLIILSAIAASIPIGIGSLLGALAFYLWGKPITGGAILGAMLFGALFPVALA; encoded by the coding sequence ATGGACGACGTGCAAATCGACGAGCTGAAGCGCAACTTCTGGTACGCGGACTGGAGTTTCCCGCTGCTGGTGGCGCTGCTGTCCTCCGGCGTGTTCGCCGGCACCCATATGTACTACGTGTACGGCATCGGCGCCTTCAACGAGGTGGCCTTCGTCTCTATGCTGCGCTCCGGCATAGACACCGGCGTCTACGGCGCGGTGGCCGCCTTCGGCGCCAGCTTCCTGTTCGCCCGGGTGATAGAGGGCTCGCTGGTGGGCATCCTGGACATAGGCGGCGCCATCATGACCGGCGTCGGCCTGGGCATCCCCGCCATGTTCCTCGGCGCCGGCGTGCTATGGCCGGTGGAGAACTTCTTCGGCGCGCTGCTCACCGGCTTCGCCGCCGGCCTGGCCATAGGCGCGGCCATCATCCTGGCGCGCAAGTTCACCATCAACCAGGGCAACTCCACTTTCGGCGCGGACGTGATGATGGGAGCGGGCAATTCGTCCGGCCGCTTCCTCGGCCCGCTGATCATCCTGTCCGCCATCGCCGCCTCCATTCCCATCGGCATCGGCTCGCTGCTGGGCGCGCTGGCCTTCTACTTATGGGGCAAGCCCATCACCGGCGGCGCCATCCTGGGCGCGATGCTGTTCGGCGCGCTGTTCCCGGTCGCCCTGGCCTGA